In Gammaproteobacteria bacterium, a single genomic region encodes these proteins:
- a CDS encoding arsenate reductase ArsC yields MTDESFNVLFLCTGNSARSIFAECLINRLGRGTFRGYSAGSHPKGRIHPRAIHELERNNYLTDGLRSKDWSEFSAPGAPRMDFVFTVCDRAAAEVCPVWPGQPMTAHWGVEDPVAAEGDELTKNAAFVTAFRELQNRISIFVNLPFKSLDRLRLQEKLDEIGRIRLSDQD; encoded by the coding sequence ATGACCGACGAATCGTTCAACGTACTGTTTCTGTGCACGGGAAATTCGGCGCGCAGCATCTTCGCCGAATGCCTGATCAACCGCCTGGGAAGAGGAACCTTCCGCGGTTACAGCGCGGGCAGTCACCCGAAGGGCAGGATTCATCCGCGGGCCATCCATGAACTGGAGCGCAACAACTACCTGACCGACGGGTTGCGCAGCAAGGACTGGAGCGAATTCTCCGCGCCCGGCGCCCCGCGCATGGATTTCGTCTTTACCGTCTGCGACCGCGCGGCGGCGGAGGTCTGCCCGGTGTGGCCGGGCCAGCCCATGACGGCGCACTGGGGCGTCGAGGATCCGGTCGCCGCCGAGGGGGACGAGCTCACGAAAAATGCCGCCTTTGTAACCGCCTTTCGCGAGCTCCAGAATCGCATCTCCATCTTCGTCAACCTGCCCTTCAAATCGCTGGACCGGCTGCGCCTGCAGGAAAAGCTGGACGAGATCGGCCGCATCCGGCTCTCCGACCAGGATTAG
- a CDS encoding helix-turn-helix domain-containing protein: protein MNDPRPSTAVAVLAFPETSASVLYGMYDLFMAAGRDWPLIVDGRAGPQLMRALVVSARAGAFEVGNGVRIAPHATLEDCPRVDVVCVPEVNLPPGEVLAGRFEAEIAWLRRRHADGAVLAAACSGAMLLAEAGLLAGCEATTHWAWCDVLQRRFPDVRVRAHRALVVSGEGQRLVMAGGGTSWLDLSLYLIARCAGVDAAMQVARVNLIDWHAVGQQPFARLASTRQADDAVIARCQHWIAGHYQERAPVTAMVRLSGLAERSFKRRFQQATGMSPLEYVHTLRLEEAKQMLESGSLPVEAVAQEVGYEDAGFFSRLFRRKVRLTPAQYRRRFGALRRSLETGV, encoded by the coding sequence ATGAACGACCCGCGCCCATCCACCGCCGTCGCCGTGCTCGCCTTCCCCGAGACCAGCGCGTCGGTACTCTATGGCATGTACGACCTGTTCATGGCCGCCGGACGCGACTGGCCGCTCATCGTGGACGGCCGGGCCGGACCGCAGCTGATGCGGGCGCTCGTCGTTTCGGCCCGCGCCGGTGCCTTCGAGGTGGGCAACGGCGTGCGCATCGCGCCGCACGCCACGCTGGAGGATTGCCCGCGGGTCGACGTCGTGTGCGTGCCGGAGGTGAACCTCCCGCCGGGCGAGGTCCTCGCCGGGCGTTTCGAGGCGGAGATCGCCTGGCTGCGTCGGCGGCACGCCGACGGCGCCGTGCTCGCCGCCGCGTGCTCGGGGGCGATGCTGCTCGCGGAGGCGGGCCTGCTCGCCGGCTGCGAGGCGACCACGCACTGGGCCTGGTGCGACGTGCTGCAGCGGCGTTTCCCCGACGTGCGGGTGCGCGCGCACCGCGCCCTGGTGGTCTCGGGCGAGGGGCAGCGCCTGGTCATGGCGGGCGGCGGCACGTCGTGGCTGGATCTGTCGCTGTACCTGATCGCGCGCTGCGCGGGCGTCGACGCCGCGATGCAGGTCGCCCGCGTCAACCTCATCGACTGGCACGCCGTCGGCCAGCAGCCGTTCGCCCGCCTCGCGTCCACGCGCCAGGCGGATGACGCGGTGATCGCCCGCTGCCAGCACTGGATCGCCGGGCATTACCAGGAGCGCGCGCCGGTCACCGCGATGGTCCGCCTGAGCGGGCTGGCCGAGCGTTCGTTCAAGCGCCGCTTTCAGCAGGCGACCGGCATGTCGCCGCTCGAGTATGTGCACACGCTGCGCCTCGAGGAGGCGAAACAGATGCTCGAATCCGGCAGCCTGCCGGTGGAGGCCGTCGCGCAGGAGGTCGGCTATGAGGACGCCGGGTTTTTCAGCCGCCTGTTCCGGCGCAAGGTGCGGCTGACTCCGGCGCAGTACCGCAGGCGCTTCGGCGCGCTGCGCAGGTCGCTGGAAACCGGCGTGTGA
- a CDS encoding metalloregulator ArsR/SmtB family transcription factor, giving the protein MPLDAHEIFTALAHPLRLRALLLLHAQGELCVCELCHALDVSQPMISRHLAQLRAWGVVSDRRQGLWIHYRLHPDLPAWALNILRETAHAKAQDTPFADDQAALSAMPNRPGAPRCA; this is encoded by the coding sequence ATGCCCCTCGACGCCCATGAAATCTTCACCGCCCTCGCCCACCCGCTGCGCCTGCGCGCATTGCTGCTGCTGCACGCCCAGGGTGAACTGTGCGTATGCGAGCTGTGCCATGCGCTCGATGTGTCGCAGCCGATGATCTCGCGGCATCTCGCCCAGCTGCGCGCCTGGGGTGTCGTCAGCGACCGGCGCCAGGGCCTGTGGATCCACTACCGTCTCCATCCCGACCTGCCGGCCTGGGCACTCAACATCCTGCGCGAGACCGCGCACGCCAAGGCGCAGGACACCCCGTTCGCGGACGACCAGGCGGCGCTGTCGGCCATGCCGAACCGTCCGGGCGCGCCGCGCTGCGCCTGA
- a CDS encoding porin family protein has product MKATGNIRHPSILTLATVALLAAPAVQADTDAGWYLAPALNYIIADGDRDADDDAGFQIGLGRQLDEAWNLEGVLELDTLDSEDGADEFKQRGLALDGLYFFDRNPGFAPYALVGAGVMNTRFAGEKGTNPMLNAGIGFLSNVLGDAVALRGEARYRYDGDDSSASPTTFVRRLDHHPRPEYPAGRLRHPGACRGADRGLCTRRGCRSRTHGQRQRRRPRRQRCLPGFPGRRQGRCARL; this is encoded by the coding sequence ATGAAAGCGACCGGCAACATCCGTCACCCGTCGATACTCACGCTCGCAACCGTCGCACTGCTGGCGGCCCCCGCCGTGCAGGCGGATACGGATGCCGGGTGGTACCTCGCCCCGGCGCTGAACTACATCATTGCCGACGGCGACCGTGACGCGGATGATGACGCCGGATTCCAGATCGGGCTCGGCAGGCAGTTGGACGAGGCCTGGAACCTGGAGGGCGTGCTCGAGCTCGACACCCTGGACAGCGAGGACGGCGCCGACGAGTTCAAGCAGCGCGGTCTTGCCCTCGACGGCCTGTACTTCTTCGACCGGAATCCCGGCTTCGCGCCCTACGCCCTCGTCGGCGCCGGCGTAATGAATACCCGGTTCGCCGGGGAGAAGGGCACCAATCCGATGTTAAACGCGGGCATCGGCTTCCTGTCGAATGTCCTCGGCGATGCGGTGGCCCTGCGCGGCGAGGCCCGTTACCGCTATGACGGTGACGACAGCAGTGCCTCGCCGACGACATTCGTTCGGCGACTGGATCATCACCCTCGGCCTGAATATCCCGCTGGGCGGCTCCGGCACCCCGGCGCCTGCCGCGGCGCCGATCGCGGCCTCTGCACCCGCCGTGGCTGCAGAAGCCGCACCCATGGACAGCGACAACGACGGCGTCCTCGACGCCAGCGATGCCTGCCCGGATTCCCCGGCCGGCGCCAGGGTCGATGCGCGCGGCTGTGA
- a CDS encoding RluA family pseudouridine synthase yields the protein MDAANARLNRGYDYRETLGPAADGLRLLDYLSLRYRHATAAEWAARIAAGRVLLDAQPAQADSLLRRGGELVWRREPWVEPEAPRTFTVLYEDEDLLAVDKPAGLPTLPGADFLEATLLYRLRACTPDAAPLHRLGRWTSGLVLCARTHQARAALTGQWSTRAVVKRYRALAGGDPARDGFTVETPIGPVPHAVLGTVHAAAPQGRPSRSDVTVLERRADAFLCDVHIATGRPHQIRIHLAAAGHPLLGDPLYAAGGLPAPGSRALPGDPGYHLHSAELRFRHPRDGRPMVIACAPPPLLRRAGEA from the coding sequence ATGGATGCCGCGAACGCGCGCCTCAACCGGGGCTATGATTATCGCGAGACGCTCGGTCCGGCGGCGGACGGGTTGCGTCTGCTGGACTATCTCAGCCTGCGCTACCGGCATGCGACCGCCGCCGAATGGGCGGCGCGCATCGCCGCCGGCCGGGTGCTCCTCGATGCGCAGCCCGCGCAGGCCGACAGCCTGCTGCGGCGCGGCGGCGAACTCGTCTGGCGGCGCGAGCCGTGGGTCGAGCCCGAGGCGCCGCGCACGTTTACCGTTTTGTACGAGGACGAGGATCTGCTCGCGGTGGACAAACCGGCGGGCCTGCCGACGCTGCCCGGCGCGGACTTCCTCGAGGCGACGCTGCTCTACCGGCTGCGCGCCTGTACGCCCGACGCCGCGCCACTGCATCGCCTGGGGCGCTGGACCTCGGGCCTGGTGCTGTGCGCGCGCACTCATCAGGCGCGCGCGGCGCTGACCGGGCAGTGGTCGACGCGCGCGGTCGTGAAGCGCTACCGCGCGCTCGCCGGCGGGGATCCGGCCCGCGACGGGTTCACCGTCGAGACGCCGATCGGCCCGGTGCCGCATGCCGTGCTCGGCACGGTGCACGCCGCCGCGCCGCAGGGCAGGCCCTCACGGTCTGATGTGACGGTGCTCGAGCGCCGCGCGGATGCCTTCCTGTGCGACGTGCATATCGCCACGGGTCGCCCGCACCAGATCCGCATCCACCTTGCCGCCGCCGGGCATCCGCTGCTGGGCGATCCGCTGTATGCCGCGGGCGGGCTGCCGGCGCCGGGTTCGCGCGCCCTGCCCGGTGATCCGGGCTATCACCTCCATTCCGCCGAACTGCGCTTCCGCCATCCGCGCGACGGGCGCCCGATGGTCATCGCGTGCGCGCCGCCGCCGCTGCTGCGGCGCGCGGGAGAGGCGTGA
- the arsB gene encoding ACR3 family arsenite efflux transporter: MSAQCEVAARRAAAGTMGLFERYLTVWVGLCIAAGISLGHWFPAPFRVIGQMEAAQVNLPVALLIWLMVIPMLLKVDFGALHRVKEHWRGIGVTLFINWAVKPFSMALLAWVFIRGIFAPYLPADQLDAYVAGLILLAAAPCTAMVFVWSRLSGGDANFTLSQVALNDTIMIFAFAPIVGVLLGLSAITVPWNTLLLSVTLYIVLPVLFAQWWRRRILRRGGEAALKTLLDALHPLSLAALLATLVLLFGFQGEQILRQPLVIALLAVPILIQVYFNSGLAYLLNRRFGVAHSVAAPSALIGASNFFELAVATAIVLFGFDSGAALATVVGVLVEVPVMLSVVRIVNSTRDWYERGAARTHPPGGIPPGA, encoded by the coding sequence ATGAGCGCGCAATGCGAAGTCGCGGCCAGACGCGCCGCGGCCGGCACGATGGGCCTGTTCGAACGCTATCTCACCGTGTGGGTGGGCTTGTGCATCGCGGCGGGCATCTCGCTGGGACACTGGTTCCCCGCGCCGTTCCGCGTCATCGGCCAGATGGAAGCGGCGCAGGTAAACCTGCCGGTGGCCCTGCTCATCTGGCTGATGGTCATCCCGATGCTGCTGAAGGTCGACTTCGGGGCCCTGCACCGGGTGAAGGAGCACTGGCGGGGCATCGGCGTCACGCTCTTCATCAACTGGGCGGTCAAGCCCTTCTCGATGGCGCTCCTCGCCTGGGTTTTCATCCGCGGCATATTCGCGCCGTACCTGCCTGCAGATCAACTGGATGCGTATGTCGCGGGACTGATCCTGCTGGCCGCGGCGCCGTGCACGGCGATGGTGTTCGTCTGGAGCCGCCTCTCCGGCGGCGACGCCAACTTCACGCTCTCCCAGGTCGCACTGAACGACACCATCATGATCTTCGCCTTCGCGCCGATCGTCGGCGTGCTGCTCGGCCTCTCGGCGATCACGGTGCCGTGGAACACGCTCCTCCTCTCGGTCACGCTCTACATCGTACTGCCGGTGCTGTTCGCCCAGTGGTGGCGGCGCCGGATCCTGCGCCGCGGCGGCGAGGCGGCGCTGAAGACACTGCTCGACGCCTTGCACCCGCTCTCGCTCGCCGCCCTGCTCGCGACGCTCGTGCTCCTGTTCGGATTCCAGGGCGAACAGATCCTGCGCCAGCCGCTGGTGATCGCCCTGCTGGCCGTGCCGATCCTGATCCAGGTCTATTTCAACTCCGGCCTCGCCTACCTGCTGAACCGGCGGTTCGGCGTGGCCCACAGCGTGGCGGCGCCGTCCGCGCTGATCGGGGCGAGCAATTTCTTCGAGCTGGCGGTGGCGACCGCCATCGTGCTGTTCGGTTTCGATTCCGGTGCAGCCCTGGCCACCGTGGTGGGTGTGCTGGTTGAGGTCCCCGTGATGCTGTCGGTGGTGAGGATTGTCAATTCCACGCGGGACTGGTACGAGCGCGGCGCCGCAAGGACCCATCCGCCGGGCGGCATCCCTCCCGGCGCCTGA
- a CDS encoding OmpA family protein — MDSDNDGVLDASDACPDSPAGARVDARGCEPDSDGDGVTDGADRCPGTAAGIAVDAQGCEKDSDGDGVTDSADRCPDSAAGVKVDIHGCEIKAVIELPGVNFETGSARLLPESTAILDEAAATLRKHPEIRAEVAGHTDSSGSRAFNVKLSQQRAESVMNYLVGQGVAAGSLTAQGYGPDRPVADNATAAGRAANRRVELKIAQ; from the coding sequence ATGGACAGCGACAACGACGGCGTCCTCGACGCCAGCGATGCCTGCCCGGATTCCCCGGCCGGCGCCAGGGTCGATGCGCGCGGCTGTGAGCCCGACAGCGACGGTGATGGCGTGACCGACGGCGCGGACCGCTGCCCGGGCACCGCCGCTGGGATCGCGGTCGATGCCCAGGGCTGCGAGAAGGACAGCGACGGCGACGGCGTCACCGACAGCGCCGACCGCTGCCCCGACTCCGCGGCGGGCGTGAAGGTCGACATCCACGGCTGCGAGATCAAGGCGGTCATCGAACTGCCGGGCGTGAACTTCGAGACCGGCTCGGCACGCCTGCTGCCGGAATCGACCGCCATTCTCGACGAGGCGGCGGCGACGCTGCGCAAGCACCCGGAGATCAGGGCCGAGGTGGCGGGCCACACCGACAGCAGCGGTTCACGCGCATTCAATGTGAAGCTCTCGCAGCAGCGCGCCGAGTCGGTGATGAACTACCTGGTCGGCCAGGGTGTGGCGGCCGGCAGCCTCACCGCCCAGGGCTACGGACCCGACCGCCCGGTGGCGGACAACGCGACGGCCGCCGGCCGCGCCGCGAACCGCCGGGTGGAACTGAAGATCGCCCAGTAA
- the ppx gene encoding exopolyphosphatase yields MKTSTQNAVPSAAPEQIAAVDLGSNSFHMIIAQMHASGFKLIDRLREQVRLADGLDKSRNMNAEAQERALQCLGRFAQRLTGLPPGNVRVVGTNTLRSAKNAAEFLDRAEQVLGYPIEVVSGIEEARLIYSGVAHSLASDGDSNRLVVDIGGGSTEMIIGRGFSPLLMESLYMGCITHTNRFFPGGKITASGIDRALLEARVELEPKIEIYRERGWASAIGASGTALAINRILAANGWGRDGITLAGLRKLTDAMLKAGDIDLLRLEGLSRERAAILPGGVIILLAVIDGLGIDRMLVSDGALREGLIYDLIGRHHTGDAREASVDALAARYHVDREQAARVESTALKCLRQVAPEWKLDEEMNSNWLGWAARLHELGLDIAHSHYQKHGAYVIAHADLAGFSFQEQQLLASLVLAHRRKFPARAFKDLKSIWGKQAERLALLLRLAAVLHRSRSAVPLPEFRLTGDKRRLSLRLPAGWLDAHPLTRTDLEREAQYLAQIDIALDFG; encoded by the coding sequence ATGAAGACCTCGACGCAGAACGCCGTACCCTCCGCCGCCCCCGAGCAGATCGCCGCCGTCGACCTCGGCTCCAACAGCTTTCACATGATCATCGCGCAGATGCACGCCAGCGGATTCAAGCTGATCGACCGCCTGCGCGAACAGGTGCGCCTCGCGGACGGGCTCGACAAGTCGCGCAACATGAACGCGGAGGCGCAGGAGCGCGCGCTGCAGTGCCTGGGCCGTTTCGCCCAACGGCTGACCGGTCTGCCTCCCGGCAACGTGCGCGTCGTCGGCACCAACACCCTGCGCAGCGCGAAGAACGCGGCGGAATTCCTCGACCGCGCCGAGCAGGTACTCGGCTACCCGATCGAGGTCGTCTCCGGCATCGAGGAGGCGCGCCTGATCTACAGCGGCGTCGCCCACAGCCTCGCCTCCGACGGCGACAGCAACCGCCTGGTGGTCGACATCGGCGGCGGCAGCACCGAGATGATCATCGGCCGCGGCTTCTCCCCGCTCCTGATGGAAAGTCTGTACATGGGCTGCATCACGCACACCAACCGCTTCTTCCCCGGGGGCAAGATCACCGCCAGCGGTATCGACCGCGCGCTGCTCGAGGCGCGCGTCGAACTCGAACCCAAGATCGAGATCTACCGCGAGAGAGGCTGGGCCAGCGCCATCGGCGCCTCGGGCACCGCCCTCGCCATCAACCGGATCCTCGCCGCCAACGGCTGGGGCAGGGACGGCATCACGCTGGCCGGCCTGCGCAAGCTGACCGACGCCATGCTCAAGGCCGGGGATATCGACCTGCTCCGGCTCGAAGGCCTGAGCCGCGAGCGCGCCGCGATCCTGCCCGGCGGCGTCATCATCCTGCTCGCGGTGATCGACGGCCTCGGCATCGACAGGATGCTCGTATCCGACGGTGCGCTGCGCGAGGGGCTGATCTACGACCTGATCGGACGCCACCATACCGGCGACGCGCGCGAGGCCAGCGTGGACGCGCTCGCGGCGCGCTACCACGTCGACCGCGAGCAGGCGGCGCGCGTGGAGTCCACCGCCCTGAAGTGCCTGCGCCAGGTCGCGCCGGAGTGGAAGCTGGACGAAGAGATGAACTCGAACTGGCTCGGCTGGGCGGCGCGCCTGCACGAGCTCGGGCTCGACATCGCCCACAGCCATTACCAGAAGCACGGCGCCTACGTGATCGCGCATGCCGATCTCGCCGGCTTCTCCTTCCAGGAGCAGCAGCTGCTCGCCTCGCTGGTGCTCGCCCACCGGCGCAAGTTCCCGGCGCGCGCGTTCAAGGACCTCAAGAGCATCTGGGGCAAGCAGGCCGAACGTCTCGCACTGCTGCTGCGCCTCGCCGCGGTCCTGCACCGCAGCCGCAGCGCGGTACCCCTGCCCGAATTCCGGCTGACGGGCGACAAGCGGCGCCTGTCCCTGCGCCTGCCCGCCGGGTGGCTCGACGCCCATCCGCTGACCCGCACCGACCTGGAACGCGAGGCGCAGTACCTCGCGCAGATCGACATCGCGCTGGACTTCGGCTAG
- a CDS encoding glycosyltransferase family 1 protein has translation MREALNPVRDRSLHLGIVTETYLPEINGVAMTLARLAAALRDNGHRVSVVCPRRAERGGGDADLCEVPGLPLPGYADLRFGLPAAGRMHRLWRRRAPDVLYVATQGPLGASAVRAARRHGIPVVSGFHTNFHTYCRHYRLAWLEPAVFAYLRRFHNRTGATLVPTDALRAELAARGLRNVQVLGRGIDTDLFTPARRDAGLRAAWGVADDAPAVIYVGRLAAEKNLQLAVSAFRALQGVRPEARFVLVGDGPLAARLRAEHPDFIFCGMRTGADLAAHYASGDMFLFPSLTETFGNVLLEALASGLAVVAYDYAAASQHIRPGENGLTAPCGNETVFLQHALTLLADTALSQKLRANARRHALTQSWPQIGEQFEALLRRQLHGEGAYALGFNWNSGG, from the coding sequence ATGCGCGAAGCACTGAACCCGGTGCGGGACCGCTCCCTGCACCTCGGCATCGTCACCGAAACCTATCTGCCCGAGATCAACGGCGTGGCGATGACGCTCGCGCGGCTGGCCGCCGCCCTGCGCGACAACGGGCACCGGGTCAGCGTGGTCTGCCCGCGCCGCGCCGAGCGCGGTGGCGGCGACGCCGATCTGTGCGAGGTCCCTGGACTGCCCCTCCCGGGCTACGCGGACCTGCGTTTCGGCCTGCCTGCGGCGGGCAGGATGCACCGGCTGTGGCGGCGGCGCGCACCCGACGTGCTTTACGTCGCCACGCAGGGCCCGCTCGGCGCCTCGGCGGTCCGCGCCGCCCGGCGGCACGGGATTCCGGTGGTCAGCGGATTCCACACCAACTTCCACACCTACTGCCGCCACTACCGGCTCGCCTGGCTGGAACCCGCGGTGTTCGCCTATCTGCGCCGCTTCCACAACCGCACCGGCGCCACGCTGGTGCCGACCGACGCGCTGCGCGCGGAACTCGCGGCGCGCGGGCTGCGCAACGTGCAGGTGCTCGGCCGCGGCATCGATACCGATCTGTTCACCCCGGCGCGGCGCGACGCCGGCCTGCGCGCCGCCTGGGGCGTGGCGGACGACGCGCCCGCGGTCATCTACGTCGGCCGGCTCGCCGCCGAAAAGAACCTGCAGCTCGCGGTCAGCGCCTTCCGTGCGCTGCAGGGCGTGCGGCCGGAGGCGCGCTTCGTGCTGGTCGGCGACGGCCCGCTCGCCGCACGCCTGCGGGCGGAGCATCCGGATTTCATCTTCTGCGGCATGCGGACCGGCGCGGACCTCGCCGCGCATTACGCCTCCGGCGACATGTTCCTGTTCCCCAGCCTGACCGAGACCTTCGGCAACGTGCTGCTCGAGGCGCTCGCGAGCGGGCTCGCGGTGGTCGCCTACGACTACGCCGCGGCAAGCCAGCACATCCGCCCCGGCGAGAATGGTCTCACCGCGCCGTGCGGCAACGAGACCGTTTTCCTGCAGCACGCACTCACCCTGCTCGCGGACACCGCGCTGAGCCAGAAGCTGCGTGCCAACGCGCGCCGCCACGCCCTGACCCAGAGCTGGCCGCAGATCGGGGAGCAGTTCGAGGCACTGTTGCGGCGGCAGCTCCACGGAGAGGGCGCCTACGCCCTCGGCTTCAACTGGAACTCCGGCGGCTAA
- a CDS encoding GDP-mannose mannosyl hydrolase produces MSDTTPTPLTREEFARVVRSTPLVSIDLVVRDQARRMLLGLRENRPAQGYWFVPGGRIGKDEHIEQAFRRISCMELGRALTLADARFIGVYEHLYDDNFAGESGFGTHYIVLAYAVDGAAADFDLPLDQHSRYEWMAESDVLSRTDVHPYVRNYCGR; encoded by the coding sequence ATGAGCGATACGACGCCGACACCGCTGACCCGGGAGGAATTCGCCCGGGTCGTACGCTCTACGCCGCTGGTGTCGATCGACCTCGTGGTGCGCGATCAGGCACGGCGGATGCTGCTCGGCCTGCGCGAAAATCGTCCGGCGCAGGGTTACTGGTTCGTGCCGGGCGGCCGCATCGGCAAGGACGAACACATCGAGCAGGCCTTCCGCCGCATCAGCTGCATGGAACTCGGCCGCGCGCTGACCCTGGCCGATGCGCGCTTCATCGGCGTGTACGAGCACCTGTACGACGACAACTTCGCCGGTGAATCCGGCTTCGGCACCCACTATATCGTGCTCGCCTACGCCGTCGACGGCGCCGCCGCCGACTTCGACCTCCCCCTCGACCAGCACAGCCGCTATGAATGGATGGCGGAATCCGACGTGCTCAGCCGGACCGACGTGCATCCCTACGTCCGCAACTATTGCGGCCGCTGA
- a CDS encoding phosphatase PAP2 family protein — MASTRTTAIVNRLFEIDTAICYQINRISRVQLLRTFFTVISRLGNGVFWYTLIALIAVLDTEQGLIAAGHMLLTGLAGVAIYKLLKTKTVRPRPFTRHAGIQLCTAPLDQYSFPSGHTLHAFSFTLVACAYYPFLLAPLAVFTALVALSRMILGLHYPTDVAAGIVIGLLLGAVSVGI, encoded by the coding sequence ATGGCTTCGACCAGAACAACGGCAATCGTAAACCGCCTGTTCGAGATTGATACGGCGATCTGCTACCAGATCAACCGCATCAGCCGCGTGCAGCTGCTGCGGACCTTCTTCACCGTCATCAGCCGCCTCGGCAACGGCGTCTTCTGGTACACCCTGATCGCCCTGATCGCCGTGCTCGACACCGAACAGGGTTTGATCGCCGCAGGACACATGCTGCTCACCGGCCTGGCCGGTGTCGCCATCTACAAGCTGCTCAAGACCAAGACCGTGCGCCCGCGCCCGTTCACGCGCCACGCCGGCATCCAGCTGTGCACCGCTCCGCTCGACCAGTACAGCTTTCCGTCCGGCCACACGCTGCACGCCTTCTCGTTCACGCTGGTGGCATGCGCCTACTACCCGTTCCTGCTCGCGCCCCTCGCCGTGTTCACCGCGCTGGTCGCGCTGTCGCGCATGATCCTCGGCCTGCACTATCCCACCGATGTCGCGGCCGGCATCGTCATCGGCCTCCTGCTCGGCGCCGTCAGCGTCGGCATCTGA
- a CDS encoding homocysteine S-methyltransferase family protein, translated as MSKYRHRLPQLDGRLFLTDGGLETTLIYHDGIDLPAFAAFDLLKDEDGTETLRRYFARYVDIARARGVGIVLESPTWRANPDWGARLGYDAAALADANRRGIGLLLELRAALETRRTPIVVSGNLGPRGDGYRADARMDVDAARTYHAAQVGTFAGTDADMVAAFTMNYPEEAIGIALAARDAELPVAIAFTVETDGRLPSGDTLAGAIGRTDAGTGGYPAYYMINCAHPEHFTTVLSDGGAWRGRIRGLRANASRRSHAELDASTELDAGDPDELGGQYRALRALLPGLAVAGGCCGTDHRHIDAMCRELI; from the coding sequence ATGAGCAAGTACCGCCACCGACTGCCGCAGCTCGACGGACGCCTGTTTCTGACCGACGGCGGCCTCGAGACGACCCTGATCTATCACGACGGCATCGATCTGCCCGCCTTCGCGGCCTTCGATCTCCTGAAGGACGAGGACGGGACGGAGACCCTGCGCCGCTATTTCGCGCGCTATGTCGACATCGCGCGCGCGCGCGGCGTCGGGATCGTGCTGGAGAGCCCGACCTGGCGCGCCAACCCGGACTGGGGCGCCCGGCTCGGCTATGACGCGGCCGCGCTGGCGGACGCGAACCGGCGGGGAATCGGCCTGCTGCTCGAGCTCCGCGCCGCGCTGGAGACGCGGCGGACGCCGATCGTTGTCAGCGGCAATCTCGGCCCGCGCGGCGACGGCTACCGGGCCGACGCGCGCATGGACGTCGATGCGGCGCGCACCTATCATGCGGCGCAGGTTGGCACCTTCGCCGGCACCGACGCCGACATGGTCGCCGCATTCACGATGAATTACCCGGAAGAGGCGATCGGCATCGCCCTCGCCGCGCGTGATGCCGAGCTGCCGGTCGCCATCGCGTTCACGGTCGAGACCGACGGGCGCCTGCCCTCCGGCGACACCCTCGCCGGCGCGATCGGGCGCACGGACGCCGGAACCGGCGGATATCCCGCCTATTACATGATCAACTGCGCGCACCCCGAACATTTCACGACGGTGCTGAGCGACGGCGGCGCCTGGCGCGGGCGCATTCGCGGCCTGCGCGCGAATGCATCGAGGCGCAGCCACGCGGAGCTGGACGCCAGCACGGAACTCGACGCCGGCGATCCGGACGAGCTGGGCGGACAGTACCGCGCGTTGCGCGCGCTGCTGCCCGGCCTGGCCGTTGCGGGCGGCTGCTGCGGCACCGACCACCGTCATATCGACGCGATGTGCCGGGAGCTGATCTAA